TCCTGCTCGCCGACCAGGACCGGACGCGCTGGGACCAGCACGCGATCCTGGAGGGGCTCACGGTGACGGCCGGGGCGCTGGCGTCCGGCCCACCGGGGCGGTTCACCCTGCAGGCGGCGATCGCCGGCGTGCACGCGATGGCGCCGTCCCTGGAGCAGACCGACTGGCCGCGCGTCGTGCACCTCTACGACCGGCTGCTGGCGGTGTGGAACACCCCGGTGGTCGCGCTCAACCGGGCCGCCGCCGTGGCGTTCGCCGACGGTCCGGCCGCCGCCCTGCCGCTCCTCGACGAGTTGGCGACCGATCCCCGGCTCGCCGACTACCCCTACCTTCCCGCCACCCGCGCCGACCTGCTGCGCCGTCTCGGCGACGCCGCCGGCGCGGCTCAGTCGTACCGGCGCGCGATGGAGCTCACGGCGAACGCCGCGGAGCGCGCCTTCCTGAAGCAGCGCCTGGCCGAGGTCAGCCGCGCCGCCGGTGCCGAGCCCGCGCACGGCTGAGGACGGCGGGCTCGGCGGTCACCTCCGAGGCCTCGCCCGGGGCTCCAGCGCCAAGACCAAGATCAAAGGTTTGTGGTGCTGGGACAGATACACAAGCGCGGGGCCTTCAAGCCCTGGCACCGACTTCGACACAGGCCCTAAGGTGTCCACGAGGTCTCCAGTTTTCAGGTTCTGCTTGGTCGCTGAACCATCTACCGGAGACCTCACCACCGATCTTCGACACGCCGAGCGGTCACGCCAGCTCAGGCACCACCGCCGACTTCGACACAGGCCCTAGTAGTGCTTTGTTAGGTCGGCGTGTCGTGGGGTGGTTGGAGGGGTCCGGGGTAGTTCGATGTTGGGGTGACCCCTGACGAGCTTTCGGTTGTGCGGCAACGGCTTGAGGCGTTCGCCGCGGATGTGTTCACCCCTTTGGTGCGGTCGGATCAGCGGGCGAAGGGTGAGATGTATCTGCGGGGATTGCTGCTGGACGGGCGGCGCAAGTCGATGCAGCCGATGGCGCAGCGCCTCGGGGTGGATCATCAGGGGTTGCAGCAGTTCGTTTCGACCTCGACGTGGGACACCATGGCGGTGCGGATGCGGCTGGCTCGCCGGGCCCTCGAGGCGGTCGAGCCGGTGGCGTGGGTGGTCGACGACACCGGTTTCCCGAAGGACGGCAAGGGATCGCCGGGCGTGGCCCGGCAGTACTCCGGCACGTTGGGCAAGGTCGCGAACTGCCAGATCGGGGTGAGTGTCCATGCGGTCACCGACACCGCGTCGTGTCCCCTGGATTGGCGGCTGTTCCTGCCTACGTCGTGGGACGATCACGCCGTTGACGAGGCCGACCGCCCCGATGTGATCGCCCGCCGGTCGAGGTGCGGAATACCGGAGGACGAACACCATCGTCCGAAGTGGGCGTTGGTCATCGAGATGCTCGATGACCTGGCCGCGCATGGCCTGCGCCCGCCGCTACTGGCCGCCGACGCCGGCTACGGGGACAACAGCCAGTTCCGCAGCGCCCTGGACGAACGTGGGATCGGCTACATCATGCAGGTCAAAGGCGACGCCCTCGCCCACAAGCCAGACGTGCGGCCGGTCGAGCGGGTCTGGTCCGGACGGGGCCGACCACCGACCCGCACCGACCCGCGCTACCCGAAGACGGCCACCAGCCTGGTCGAACACGTCCGCGCCGCCGGACGCGAGTCTGCAGAGACGATCACCTGGCGAGAAGGCTCAAAAGGCATGATGAGATCGCAGTTCATCTTTCTTCGAGTGCGTCCGGCCGGGCACCGCGTCGCCCGGGACACCGACGGCACCCTGCCCGAGCGGTGGCTCATCGCCCAGTGGCCCAACGACCAGCCCGAGCCGGTCAAGTACTGGCTGTCCAGCCTGCCCGCCACCACCAGCCACACCGACCTGGTCCGCCACGGCAAGATCCGCTGGCGGATCGAACACGACTACCGCGAACTGAAGACCGGCCTCGGACTGGACCACTTCGAAGGCCGCTCCTGGACCGGCTGGCACCGCCACGTCACCCTGGTCACCGCCGCGCACCTGTTCATCACCGAACTACGCCTGGACCCAAAAGCGGCTGCGCCGGCCTGACCCTCTACAGGGTCATCCGCGAGCTGCAACGACTCCTCGCGACCTGGACCGGCGCCTGCATCACCTGCCACCAACCCGTGAAACCGTTACACCGCAACAAACGCCACCGAACCTAACAAAGCACTACTAGCCGTCGATCCGGCGCTGCCGGTGCTCGTGCCGGACTGGGTGCATCCGCTGCTCGCGCCGGTCGACGGGCCGATGCCGCAGGACGCGGCTTCGTGGCAGGACGTGGTGGAGTCATTCCACAAGCTGCTCGCCGCCGAGATCAGCGACGCTGGCGTGTTCGAGCGCGACTTCTCCACCAGCACGGAGGTCGACCGGCTCGCGGGACGAGTTGGCTTACGGCGTGAACCCCGGCACCACGTCGGCGAGCGCCTGGTCGAGGATCTCCAGGCCCAGGTCCAGCTCGGCGTGGGTGGAGGTGAGCGCCGGCGCGATGCGGAAGACGCCGCCCATGCCGGGCAGCTGCACCACATTCATGTGCAGGCCCAGCTCCAGGCACCGCCCGGTGACGGCGGCACCCAGCGCGTCGGCCGGTCGTTTCGACTCCCGGTCGCTGACCAGCTCCAGCCCGACCAGCAGCCCGCGGCCGCGCACGTCGCCGACCACCGGGTGTCGCTGGCCGATCTCCCGCAGGCCCTTCCGGAGGTACGCGCCCAGCTGCGCTGCCTGTTCGTCCAGCCGGTCGGCCTCCAGCACGTCCAGGACCGTGTTGCCGACCGCGGCCACCAGTGGGTCCGAGACGTGCGTGGTGAAGAAGAGGAAACCGCGCTCGTGCGCGGTGTGCTCGATCTCCGGGCTGGTCACCACCGCAGCCAGCGGTAGGCCGGCACCGAGCGTCTTGGACAGGGTCAGGATGTCCGGCACGACGCCGTCACGCTGGAACGCGTACCACTCGCCGGTGCGGCACAGACCTGTCTGCGCCTCGTCGAGGATCAACAGCCCGCCGCGCTCGTGCACCTTGTCGCGCAGCGCCGCGAGGTATCCCGGCGGCAGGTCGATCACGCCGCCGGAGCTGAGGATCGGCTCGACGATGCACGCCGCCAGACTGCCCACCGACTGGGCGTCGAACAGCTCGAACGAGAACTCCAGCTGACGCCGCCAGTCCAGCTCGCCGCCGGGAAGGGTGAAGTCGGGCCGGTACGCGTTCGGCGTGGGGATCGCGAAGTTGCCGGGCGCTGCGGGCCCGTACCCCTTGCGCCCCGAGCTGTAGGTGGCGCTCGCCGCCGCCTGCGTCATCCCGTGCCATGATCGGGCGAACGAGATGATCTCGTGCCGACCGGTGACCAGCTTCGCCATCCGGATCGCCGCCTCGTTGGACTCCGCGCCGGTGGTGAGCAGCAGGGCCTTGTCGAGCGGCGCGGGCAGGGAGCCGGCGAGGCGGCGGGCCAGCTCGACCACGGGCCGGCTCAGCATGCCGCTGAACAGGTGGTCGAGGGTGGCGGCCTGTTGCTGGATCGTGGCTACGACAGCGGGGTGGGAGTGACCGAGGATGGCGCTCATCTGCCCCGACGTGAAGTCGAGCAGGCGGCGACCGTCCGCGGTGAACACGAAACTGCCTTCGGCACGATCGATGATCTCGTGTACGAAGCTGCCCGCGCCGGTGTAGCGGACCAGGTGACGATCGACGTCGGACCAGAACGAATCAGCCATGAACCGACGCTAGGCAGTCCCGGGGAGGCACGTCCATCGCACATTTCCGTTGTCGCTGTTAAGCAGAGCCGTACAGTCGGGGGTCATGACGCTGAATCCGTGGCGGCTGCGCCTGCTCGCCGACCTGGCAACCTACGGCACCGTCCGAGCCGTTGCGCAGCGCGGCAACCTGAGCCCTTCGGCGGTGTCTCAGCAGCTGGCCACGCTGGAACGGGAGACCCGGACCGCGCTGCTGGAACGCGCCGGGCGGCGGGTGCGGCTCACCGCGGCCGGGATGTTGCTCGCCGGCCGGGCTCGGGAGATCCTCGCGGCGATGGAAGCGGCCGAGGCGGAGCTGCGCCGCCTTGCCGACGAGCCGGCCGGCACGGTGACCGTGGCCGCGTTCCAGAGTGCCGTGCAAGCCCTCGCCGATCCGGCGCTGGCCCGTCTCGCGGCCCGTCACCCGGACGTGAGCGTGGTGTTGCTGGAGCTGGAGCCGCACGAGAGCATGCCGGCGCTGCGTCGGGGCGACGTCGACCTGATCATCACGACGGCCGACTTCGCCGGCGCCGAGCTCTCCCCGGAGATCGACCTGGTGCCGCTCGCCACCGACCCGGTCGTGCTCGTGCTGCCCCCGGAGCACGCGCTGACCGGCGCCGAGTCGGTCGCCCTGGAGGCGTGCGCGCAGCAGCGCTGGACATTCGACGTAGCCGGCTCGTACATGTCCGAGCTGTCCACCCGGCTGTGCCGGGAGGCCGGCTTCGAGCCCGTGGTGATCTGTCGGTTCAACAACTACATGCTGGCGCTCCAGCACGTGGAGAACGGCCGCTCGATCACGATGCTGCCAAAGCTGGCGGTGGACCCGCGGTACCGGGTGGTGACCCGACCGCTGAACCCGCCGCTGACCCGGCGCATCACCACCGCGGTGCGGCGACCGGCTGCGTCACGTCCCGAGGTGACGGCCGTGCTCAGCGCGCTGAGAGCAGGTGACTGACCTCGGCCGCGAGCCCCGGCCGGGACCTGTCAGCCGGCAGAAGCGCGGCTCGACGACCCTCTGCGAGCTTCGTTCGCCGGTCCAGGTCAAGGCGCGGACACAGGTCGGCGTTCGGGCTGAATCGCGCACGACGCTCAGTGCCCGGATCCACCACGGGCTGCGCAGTAACCGCTTCCAACGTTTGCCCGTCTTCGATCGCCTGGGTGGTCGTGGGGGTGGTCCCGGTCAGGGGCGCTGGCCGGGATGTGCGCCCGAGGTGTTCGTGCGCGGTCGCTGGTCAGCACTCGAAGACCGCGCTGATCAGGTTCTGCAGGTGAAGGCGTTCGCCTGGATCGGTGCTGGTCCTCTGTCTGTCGCTGATCGCCTGGGCCCACTTGACCTTCTGGTCGGCGTCGGTCATGCCCTTGTGATTGCTGACGAAGTCCTGCGCGTCGTCCCACCGGCCGCTGCTGATCGCGTCCAAGGTTTGGAGGATGCCGGTGGTGAATCGGATCTCACCGAGCGCCGCCTGGTCGTTGACGCCCCTGCCGGTCGCCTCGACCAGCCAGACCAGGCCCGTGGTGCTCGTCCCGGTCCCGTCGACGAGGTGCCCGGCCAGTTCGAGTTTCTGCAACTCCTCCAGCAGCACGCTCGGGCGATCCTTTTTGGGTGCTTCCACGTAGCGGGGCACGACGTCGCTGACGGGCCCGAGTTCCAGCAGTGGCTTGACCAGGTGCGCCATGGCGCTGTCCGGCATCCGGGTGGCCATCTCGTCGGCAGCTCGCAGGTTTTCCGGGGTGTGGTATTCCGACGGCGCGTTCGTGATCTTGCGTTGTTGGTCCCGCAGGCCGTTGCTGGCCCACACGAGCGAGCCGAAGGACTCCGACACCCGGTTGAATTTCGGGGCCGCACCGCTCGCTGCCACCGCCGAGTCCAGCAGACCCGCAGTGATCTCCGGGGACTGGACCAAAGCGCCGCTACGGCTGTGGGCCGTCGCCTTCCAGGCGGTCCCCAAGCCGGCGGGGACCTCGCTGAGCAGCGTGACGCCGTAGGCGTCCAGCACCGACAGCACATCGAGCGACGGCCGGCCCGGCGTGAACACCAGAGGCCGAACTCCGGCCTGCGCGAACTGCTCCAACCGCTGGTGAATCGCCGAACGGTCGCGCGCATCCAGCGCATCACCGCGCTTCGCCTCGTGAAAGTAGATCCACAGGTCCGGCCGCTTCCTCGCCGCGTTGATGAGTGTCTTCGGCACCCGGGCCGTCGTCCCGGCGTTGGTCACCAGGTTCGGCGCGTCCTCCGCGGGCCGGTTGAGGTGCCGATCCAGCGCTGCCTGCAGCCACTCCGGCTCGGGCGCCAGGTCCGAATCGGCGGGCGACGAGAAGCCACGCGACGGCCCTTCGCCGGGCAGCAGGGTGCCGGGGGAATCGATCGTCGCCGCATCGGGCAGGTGGTGGTCGGGCTCGATGGGTTCCGAGGTCTCCCTGGACGGCTCGAACCGCGGCGTCGTCACCGGCGGCTCCTGGACAACCTCGACAGATGTGGGAGCCCGGGCCTCGGGCGGCTGTTCCACCGAGTTCAGGAACTGCGTCCTGATGCGCTGGGCGAGCGCGCCCGGCCGGTGGGCCGCCGCCGGGCTCACACCCAGGAACCTCTGCCGGAAGTCGTCCAGCAGGTCGTAGTGCCGCTGTTCCAGGCTCCACCACTCTCGGCCGGCCTCCTCCCACGTCGCGATCAGCTCCGGCAGCGCCGCTTCCGCCGTGGTGCGCCCCGCGCTGCCCTCAGGGTGGAAGTGGGCTTCGAACCGGGCGGCGTCCAGGTTGTCCGCCGCGGCGGTGAAGTGGTCGGCGGCCTTTGCCAGTCCCGTCTCGTGTCGGGCTATCTCGTCGAACGCGGCGGCCCGGCCGGTGGGGTCGGTCGTGGTGGGAATGCCCAGCGCGGTCCGCGCGTCGTGCAGGCCCATGCGGAGGGTGACCGTGGTGGTCTCCGTACCGGTAATGGTTCTGGGTGCGGAGCCGATCGTCCCGGCCAGGGTGATGGTGACCTCGACGCGACTCAGGTAGTCGAGGGCGGCCGAGGCGCTTTCCGGCTTGACGTTGCCGAGCGGGCCCGCCGACGCACCGATGGCTTCCGTCGCCCCCTGCTGGTCGCCGTTGAGCAGACCCGGGCCACCGTGCTCGAGGCCCTGGTAGGCGTCATTGGTGAAGCCCCGGCCGAGGATGGGCAGCCGGGGAGCCCGCAGGGACTGCACCAGTGAGTCGGTGCCGGCACTGTAGCCGGCGGTCGTCGCGGATGCGTGTTCACGGAAGACACCCGAACTGACGCCGTGCAGTGCCACGCCCTCCGGCACGATCCGGAGATTGATCTTCGCGTGTTGGCCGAGGAGTTGCGCGCTGACCACCGAGGGTAGGTCCATCCCGGCGGTCGTCATCATCTTCGGCACAGCGGGCAGCAGGATCTCCGGCGTGAGGCTGTGGTGGATCTGGTGTGCGCCGCCGCGGCCCGGGGTCTTGAGCCGTTCGGCGGCGTCCTCGAGCAGATCCTCGACGGTGGTCTGCAACTCGGCGAGCCGGCTGATCTCCTCCGGAGTGAACCGGGGCGGCAGTGGCAGGCCGTTGACGGTGCGCCAGCCCGGGTCCATCGACTCCGGCGCCCTGATGACGTACTCCCGGGCGAGCTCGTCACCCGGTCCCACCGTGCGGGGCAACCGTAGATCGTCGGCCCACCGGTCCTGGGTCACGAAGTCGTCGACGACGAGCAGGTCGGAGTCGATCCGGGTGCCGTTGTCGAAGATCACGAGGGAGAACCTGACCGGGAACCGGAGGCGAGCCTTCACGCCCCGTGCGGAGCTCAGCTCCATGTTCGTGGCGGTCTGGCCGGTGCCCTGCGTGTTCGCCACCTGTGACGAGCGGCCGGCGGTGTCACCGAGGCCCGCGGCGAGGTTCTCGCCGTGGTGGTTGGCGACGCCGGTACCGGCGACCCCGAGCGTGTCGGTGTGGCCGTGCGTCTGCTGAATCGTCGTACCGGCGTCGCTGATGTGGGTCAGCTTGACGTCGATGTCATCGTGGCTCGCGACGAAGCCCTCGAAGATCGGCTTGCCGCATGGCTCGGCGACGAGTCGGATGTCCCGGGAGTGTTGGGTGGTCTTGCCCGGCTTCATGTGCAGAACGGAAACGCCACCGTCGACCAGTGACGACCAGTGCGCGGCCACGCCGTCGGGGGTGAGCAGCTGCAGCAACCGACGTCGGTTGAGCATCGGGTCGTCGAGGCCCGACCTTGAGACGGACTTGGAGATCTTCGCCAGCGAGACGTTCTCGGCCCGGCCCCGGAGGACGTCGAGCAGACCAGTGAACCGGCCCGTGCCGGCGTCGGCGCTCTCCGCCGCCGCGCTCAGCGCCTTGATCATCGAGTCGGTGAGGTTGGGGGTCTCGCGGAAGGTGTAGAGGCCAAGGCCCACACCGTGCCCCGGAGGCAACCGCAGTTGAGTGTCCGGCCCGGGCGACCAGGGTGCGCCGAACGAGCCGGTGTCTCCGGTGAGCGGCCTCAACAACCCCAGCCGCTGCACCTCCTCGCCGGCCAGCCGCAGGTAGATGGCGTTGCCCATGGTGCCGTGCCGCTCGGTCGACTTGAAGTGGTGCAGCCAGTCACCGAACCGCATCGCCTGCGGCAGGATCGCGTACCTCGCCGGGTCGGTGGTGATCTCGGCCGCGACCGAGACCCGCATGTCGAACTTGACCAGGTACGACCGCATCTTGCCCTTGCGGTTGTTGGCGTTGCGTTCGATCACCCCACCGATCTCGAAGCTGCGCCGTACGGCGCGCGAGTACAGCAACCATTCGTGGGTCACGCTGAGCAGTCCGCCACCGCCGCTGGTGCTCTCGCCGGTGCCGGACTTGCGCATGTTGGCGGAGAATCCGGCCCGCAGGATGAGCTGGTTCTCGGCGGTACGTGCGCCCTCGACCGAGGCGCCGCCGACCGTCGCCGACTCGGTGGCGACAGGTGTCGCCGTGGTGGGCACGAGCACGGAATTGATCAGCGCGGCGGTGACAGTCAGATCCACGGCCGCGCCGTCCGCCGACGTCAGCACCTTGTCGACGGTCCACTGGCCGTTGAGCATCGACCGCAGCCCGCTGACCTGTTCGTGATCGGCGAAGCGGCGCGTCAGCGCCGCCCAGGCCTCCATGCCCTCGTCCAGCGAGTCGGTGCCCCGTAGCCCGCCGAGCTTGGTCCGCGATGTCAGCTCCGCACCGTAGGTCTGGGCATCCCTGAGCGCGTCCCGGGCCAACTGCAGGACGTACGGGCTGGCGGGCAGGTCGTCCACGGACAGCCAGTCGAGAACGTCCACCTTCGCCGGCTGCCCGTCGGCGTGGTCCACCCAGGTACGCAGCGTGCCGCGTTCGAGCGGGGTGCGCCGGTGGACGTTCACCGGGTCGGGCCGCGGTTGGAACGTGACCGGGTATTCGTGCCGGATGTCGGTGACGCTTGCTCTGTCGAACAACACGGTGACCGGGCGGCGCTGCGACAGGCGCAACCGGGTGATCTGCCGGAACCGGGTGCCGGGAACCAGCTCACGGGTGTACCGCTGGGCGTCACCCGTCGGTCGAGGTAGGCGCTGGTGCACCGTCCGGCCCACCTTCACCACCGACCGCGGATCGTGTCCGAGGCGGGTCACGTACGAGTAGATGTGCACCGTGAGTTCGAGTTCGTTGTCGAACGCCTCGGAGTCCGGGGTCCCGCCGTTGAGCCGGATCTGCTGGCCGGACAGTTGCGTGGCGCTTCGCCGCACCAAGCGGCGACGCACCTCCAGCGCCCCGCCGGGGACGAGCGCCGATGAGACCGGGCCGGGCACCCGCAGTACGCCGCCACTCTCGACGGACGCACCGATCCGTCGTTGGCCGGATATGATGATCTTCTGTTGGGCGCCGTCAACGGTGGCGTTGCGGACCGCGTGGCGCTGCTCGGTGCCCTGGTGCACGAAGTCCCTCGTGTACCGACCGGTCACGTGCACGACCATGTGCTCGGTGCCGAAGGGCCGGGTGCGGATCAGCTGGGCGATCAGGCCGGTCTTGAGGATGGTGCCGGTCGCCGCCCGCCAACCGCCGGGGTGCAGCACCCGGTCGAGCTCGGACTGGTTGTGCAGCCGCTCGATGGCGGATTTGCTGCCGGCCATCCGGGTGACCTTGCCCGGGTCGGTGAACTTCGGGAGGAAGCCACCCTTGTGGGCCCGAACGGTGGAGATGACGTCGAGCCGCAGCTGAGTGAAGGCACTGAGGCCGTACGTCACCGAACGACCGCCGGTCATCGCGTACGGCGGGACGTGGCTGAGCGGTGCGGGGATGACGGTGCCGGTGCCGGAGAGCAGTTCGGCGGCCTTGTTCAGTGGCATCCGGCACAGCACCACCAGGTCGACGGTCGTCGGCCCGATCGGCACGGCAGCGAACGGATTGCGGGAACCGGGCACCTCCCGCAGCGCCGGAGTGAGGACCAGCCGGAAGTGCGCCTCCACGGCGACGTTCCTGATGTCCTTGAACTCCGTGCCGACCCGGGTGGTGCCGCCGCTCGTGGCGGAGGCGGTCATCGTCCGCACGCTGCCGGCGAAGAGTCGCAGCTGGACGTACCCGGTCCCCCACGCCCACCGGACCGGGACGAGGTTGATCGCACCCCCGACTCGACTGGCCTGCTCCAACTTCGACCCGGCGGTCAGGCCGGGCTGGTGACGGAACGACGACTTGGGGATGTCGGCCAGCACACCGAGCCGGGGCAGCGTCGCGGTGATGTCCAGGGACAGGGCGTGCGCGTTGTGCGCGCTGCTGATCAGCGCCGGATGTACGGCGCCCTCCAGGCCGGGGACCAGTTTCGCGATGATCGACGACTCGGAGAGCAGGCCGCGGGCCTGGTTCCGGCCCACCGAGCCGGGCTCGACAGCCTTGCTCGGCCCGAGCCGGACGAGCAGCTCCTCGGCCACGTCGTTCCAGGTCGAGGTGGCCGGAGCCCCGTTGACGCCGGCTCTCAGGATCCGAACCGGCGTGAGAGTCTCCACCAGCAGCGGCGTGTGCCTGGCCGGATCGATGGGGACCAGGTCGGGCTCACGCACGGTGGCGTTGGCGATGTCGTCGACCGAGCGGTAGATCACCGGGCTGACGACATCCGGGCCTCGGGTCCCCGGCGCTGCCTGCGGCCCGAGAACCGGGCTGCGGATGTCGGACGCGTGGACGAGAAAGACGACCTGCCGTTCGAGCAGGTGCGAGGCGCCGCCGCTGCGGATGTTGTGCGAGTCGGTGACCCGGGTGGTGAACTCGAAGGTCTCCAGCGGCCGCGACAGCGCCACCTCGAACCCGCCGCCGGCGCCGTACCCGACCCGTTGGGGCAGCATAGTGCTCACACCGAGCGACCCGGCGCCACCGACGGTGTCCGACTTCTGCGTGACGGCCAGGGAATCGGCTCGTGTGTCGAACTTGGCCTTGTCCGCCTCCTGACTGATGAACCCGGTCGCCTCGTCGGCGGGGAGGGGGGTGATGGTGACCCGGTGCCATCCGTGCATGGCGTCCCGCACGTCGAAGCTGCGACCACCGGTGACGAAGAACGACTCCGGCTCAGCCCGCAGGGCCTGGACGATCTCCTGGGCGTTGACCGGGCGCTGGGCCAGCAGCGGGACCCTGCTCTTCCAGGTGCCAGCGATCCGGTCGTGCACCGCGGCGTTCACGCTGGCCACGATGCCGTCGATCAGAGCCTCCAGTTCGGGGATCGAGTCCACCTCGTGGAGCAGCTCGGGGCGGGCCGTATAGGTCCCTGGCAGCGGGGTGAGCGTGGTTTCGGGAGCCGCCGGGACGACCTCCACGGGCGGCGTCACCGTGAGCTGGGATGCCGGCGGCGCCGACCGCGCGTCGACTGGTTCCGCGACCTCCCGAGGGTCGGCGCGAGCGGGGACCAGATCCCGGGTGGTGGCGTTCGCCGCAACCCCGGCCGGCGGCGATGGCAGGGACACGTCGAGCGGGAAGGCGGTGCGGGGAAAGTTCACCCCCGTCGGCGTCCCGCCGACGAATGCGAGCACGCCGAGTCCGTCCGGGTCCCGAACGATGTGGAACGTTTCGGGCTGGGCATCCTCGGTGCGCCGGACGTCGACGACCGCGCGTTGGCCCGGGGTCAGCAGGTCCAGCTGTCTGATCAGGTCGGCCGGGCCGGCCGCCGCGACGGTCACGGCGTCCGTCGGCCGTACGTCGGCGAGACCGCCGTGCCGGGCGGCCACGAGCGCCGAGGGCAGACCGATCGCCATCGCGTCGGGCGACAGCCGGACCTGGCCGTGCATCGCGGGCAGACGCGGAGCTTCGGCGGTAGCTGTGACCAGGGGCGACCTGTCGAGGAGGTGACGCTCGGGCAGCACGCGTACGCCAGTGGCCGCCCCGGCCGTGGTGACCCGGCCGGCGGCGTCCATGGGCAGGATCCGGTCGTCGCCGGGCACGAGGAGATCAGCGCGGCCGGGCAGGTCGACAGGCAGGCCGTGCGCCCTGCCCCGGCCGTCGACCTCCCCGCGGGTGATACGGCGCGTCAGCTCCGGCGAGAGGACCTCGACCATGCGCGCGACCGTCGCCGGGTGCTGGCGCAGCAGCGCGTCGATCACCCGCGACGCGCCCAACGCCCCGCTGCCCAGATGGATCTGGACCACACCCTCGGGGGCCTGCGACTCGCGGACGTACCTGGGGGCGGGTCCCCCGTCGAGCTCCACCGCGAGCCCGGAGGGGACCGGCACGAGGCCGTCGAGGCAGAGCGCCGAACTGACCGTGGAAGCCATCACAGGGCCTTTCTCCGCAACGGGTTCACCAGGTCGCGATGCGCTCGAGCAGCTCGAGCGGCTCCCGCTCGGCGGTGAAACGCGGCAGGACCGAGTACTCGTAGATGTGGTTCCACGCGGTGCGGTCCGGATCGGGAAGGCAGTCGATCGCCGCGCCGATCTTCTTGAGGACGTCGACGTCGTCCGCCGAGCGGGCCGCCAGGCCGCTGCCACGCTCCGAGAAATGATGCCGGTGAGCGCCTCGGTCAACGTCCCGTTACTGTGGAAGACCTCCTTGGCGTTCGGTGCGCGCACGGCGCGCGTTGGAGCAGTTCCGCGACCGACCGAACACGTGATCGGCCGGCTCGACCGTGACCCGCCCGGCGGCTCGGCCTGCAGATCCCCCTGCTACGCGCCCCGGCGTGCCGATGCGCCACCCACTCTGCGTCGGACAGGTCATGCCGCCTCGCCACCGCTAGCCTGGGTGATTTCACGGTGATCGCCGATCATGACGGGTCGTCAGCGTGCAGATGACCGGAAGAGGACTGTCTCGCTAACGTGTTTCCGGCGATCTTGGTCAGTTCGATGTTCGGTTGCGGGTCCTGACGGACACCTGGAGCCCACCGCCGCCGGCGTCGGCTGTGTGGGGCGTCGTGCCGGGCGGTCCACGATCTTGCGCGCCTCGGTGACGGTCGCCGGGCGGCGAACCAAGCGTCAGGTGTCGAGGCCTGCGAGGTTCAGACGTTCGAGCAGGCTGGGCTTGCGGCGGTGGCAAGCAGTTCCCCGGCGGTGCGGGCGACTGCCGCGACCACGACGCACTGGTTGAAGATCAAGCTAGGGCAACACGAGGGCGCCTGTCCCCCGAATGGGGACCTTCATCCCTCTCGGCCGGCGGAGCAAGGATCCGCCCATGGCAACCGGTGGGGCCGTGGCCCAGAGCTACTTCTTCCAGCCTCTGCGGCACTTCAACCCGTTCTGGGGCGAGGTCATGCCGCCGATCGTTGATCTGACCAACGCGACGCGATCCGTGTGGGAGGACGCGACCGACAACGTGGATCTGGCGGTGGTCGAGGCGGTCACCGGCATGGGCGGCGCGGTGGCGCTCTGGCGGGCGTACCGGCGGGATGCCGACGACAGCTCCGCTGCCCTACGCCGGGTGTACGTGGCTGAGGTCGAGGACCCCGACGCGGTTGTGGACGTGGCGGCG
The Micromonospora sp. R77 DNA segment above includes these coding regions:
- a CDS encoding IS701 family transposase, encoding MTPDELSVVRQRLEAFAADVFTPLVRSDQRAKGEMYLRGLLLDGRRKSMQPMAQRLGVDHQGLQQFVSTSTWDTMAVRMRLARRALEAVEPVAWVVDDTGFPKDGKGSPGVARQYSGTLGKVANCQIGVSVHAVTDTASCPLDWRLFLPTSWDDHAVDEADRPDVIARRSRCGIPEDEHHRPKWALVIEMLDDLAAHGLRPPLLAADAGYGDNSQFRSALDERGIGYIMQVKGDALAHKPDVRPVERVWSGRGRPPTRTDPRYPKTATSLVEHVRAAGRESAETITWREGSKGMMRSQFIFLRVRPAGHRVARDTDGTLPERWLIAQWPNDQPEPVKYWLSSLPATTSHTDLVRHGKIRWRIEHDYRELKTGLGLDHFEGRSWTGWHRHVTLVTAAHLFITELRLDPKAAAPA
- a CDS encoding aspartate aminotransferase family protein: MADSFWSDVDRHLVRYTGAGSFVHEIIDRAEGSFVFTADGRRLLDFTSGQMSAILGHSHPAVVATIQQQAATLDHLFSGMLSRPVVELARRLAGSLPAPLDKALLLTTGAESNEAAIRMAKLVTGRHEIISFARSWHGMTQAAASATYSSGRKGYGPAAPGNFAIPTPNAYRPDFTLPGGELDWRRQLEFSFELFDAQSVGSLAACIVEPILSSGGVIDLPPGYLAALRDKVHERGGLLILDEAQTGLCRTGEWYAFQRDGVVPDILTLSKTLGAGLPLAAVVTSPEIEHTAHERGFLFFTTHVSDPLVAAVGNTVLDVLEADRLDEQAAQLGAYLRKGLREIGQRHPVVGDVRGRGLLVGLELVSDRESKRPADALGAAVTGRCLELGLHMNVVQLPGMGGVFRIAPALTSTHAELDLGLEILDQALADVVPGFTP
- a CDS encoding LysR family transcriptional regulator — protein: MTLNPWRLRLLADLATYGTVRAVAQRGNLSPSAVSQQLATLERETRTALLERAGRRVRLTAAGMLLAGRAREILAAMEAAEAELRRLADEPAGTVTVAAFQSAVQALADPALARLAARHPDVSVVLLELEPHESMPALRRGDVDLIITTADFAGAELSPEIDLVPLATDPVVLVLPPEHALTGAESVALEACAQQRWTFDVAGSYMSELSTRLCREAGFEPVVICRFNNYMLALQHVENGRSITMLPKLAVDPRYRVVTRPLNPPLTRRITTAVRRPAASRPEVTAVLSALRAGD